The DNA window ttttatctaatgaatataaaataaatatattaaaaatttaaatttttttatatttttaataaaaactttCTTAATTTATATACTCAATATGTGCTATTAAAATACAAGATAaataaatcagatttttttcaaataaataatttaattattttatttattaaaatatgtaaTTTGTAACGTATTTACCAATTTGTATAATTTGGATGATCTCGTTTACCCTGTAAACGAAATCATTATGAATGTATCTCGTTTAACGAGAGAAGCCAAATTTTGCTTTGCACGTATCTCGTTTGCAAACCATATATTTggagtttgaaaaaaaatacatatctCGTTTAGAGTAAAAACGAGATACgtgtattattataaaaaaattacgattaaaataatatcaataattcaaattttagcgTGCAATTAATACTCAGAGAGGTTGGTAGAAGAGATTAAAATGGATATGTTTGATCAATTAGAACTCAaaaagagtacataaaaaattttagattaaattacAGATCAAAttggattgatttaaatttgaaaaataaaaaactcctACGTGTTTTCATGATGAGAATAAATGCCAACTCCttaaaaattgaaagatgagAAGTGTGAAGTTAATagggataaataaaatagaaaaagaatagGGAGATAACCATTTCAATTGTGTGACAAATTGTTAGGAGAGGTTGATAGGGGATAAATAAACCAGAGGAAGAGTGGGAGATAATCGTTTAAATTGTGTGCCAATTATCTCCCACTCTTTTTTCGGTTTTATTTATCTGTATAGGAAAGATAACATTTCAATTGTGTGTCAATTGTTAGGAGAGATAAtcatttcaattatttttccaaTATTGTTCTGTTTTATTTATCGTGCATCAACTTCATGCTTCCCATCTTTCAATTGGGTTGGCATAATTACAACATTTATTTATCCTTCGTTTTAATATATTCCACCCATAGTTGTAAGAATCGGTATCTAGTCGATCCAGTTGAGCAATTTGACCGGATAAAGAACAGAACCGAATAAAATCGAGTTGAACcgtttgattttgatgaaaatcGAAGAATCGACGGTTTTGCGTAACCCGGCCGGTTTgaaactctctttttttttgccaaaacgatgtcgttttagatcttaaaaaaaaaaacactcgaATACCCCCAATCCCAGTAACCCTCCTTGAAGTCTCTTCCAGTCTTCCTCACCTCATCATACCATAGTCTCTCTCAACCTCACGTCACCTCATCGTCGGCCGTGTCGTCTTCTTCATCTCGCTGGACACGATGCATCTCCGACGACGTCCCTTGCACCATCGCGTTTTGGGTTGCAAATCGTCTTCTTCGTCGTGGCTCCTTGCTCTACATCTTTATCGCCGTCTTCGCATATTCTCCGTCCTCTGCGTCCTCTCTCGGACAGGTTGGTGGTCTCTGTGTTTTccattttctctattttttagttattatgtGTATGTTATATTGTTAATTATGAATTTCTATTTATGACTTTATGTTATATTTGTTGATtctgttttaattatttctgtttatgttatatttgtttattattgattatgaatttgttgattattgattatgaatttgttaaattttttattatgaatctGTTTAAGTTAATGGCAGATTGATgtcttttttatgattattagtATTTATAGTTGTTTTTGTTGATGTTGCTACGAATTTAGGGCTGCTGAATAGGGAATAGGGAATATGTGATGTGAATTTGTAATAGCTAGCTGTTATTTTATACCTTTGCTAttccatattattttagaatggCTTCAGCGAATACACCATCAAAAGCACCATCCTCGCAAGAACAAGGATTAACTCCTGATGCATTAAttggaacaaaaaaaaaaaacaacaatagAGCAAAAACTGATCTTGCATGGGGCCATTGTAAACAAGTTGTAGAATCTGGTAAAACTATTctattatgtatatattgtgaGAAGTTTATTAGGGTGGAAGAATTCATTGGTTTAAGCTTTATTTGGCTAGAAAAAGAGGAGATATTGAGTCATGTCGAAAGGTGCCAACTGCAGTGAGATACCAATTCGATCAAAGCATTGAAGAGCTtcgaagcaagaaaaaaaaactcaagaacaATATACAGAAAGTTATAATGCTTGTGATGAAGttgaaagagaatttgaaaagatCGAACTTAATGAgatgcaacaacaacaaaaatctAGAGTTCCAGCACCTAGCTttagaaaaggaaaataagTCAAAGAATTACAATCCTTTTTTTCATCGGCAACAACACCCGGAGCTCAACCAACTATCAAAAGTGTtctccaaagcaaaaaaattaTAGAGAAGTGTGATATGGCTATTACGAAATGGATTATGGATGCCTTTGTGCCATTTAATGCTGTTAATTTAGTTGTTGAGAAAATTGTTGAGGATGTGAGGAAAATGATTGTGGTTATCATGAGATTTGGAAACAAACTGGATGTACTATTATGGCCAATGGATAGACTAATCATTGTAGGCGTactttaatcaattttttggtttattgtcctaaaaaattatttttctaaggttaGTTGATGCTTCCAATGTCTCAAAAACTGCTGATGCTTTGTTTAAGTTGTTTAGGGATGTTGTATTATTTGTTGGTCCTGAGAATGTTGTGCATATTGTAACATATAATGCTGCAAATTATGTTGCTGCTGAAAGATTGTTAAAGTCTGAGTTTCCTAAATTGTATTAGTCCCCTTGTGCAGCTTATTGTATTAATATGATGTTTCAAGATATTAAAAAGTTACAAGAAGTAAGTGAAACTGTGTCACAAGCTTTAATGATCACCAAGTATATCTATAATCATTGCTATCTACTGTTCTTGATGAGAAAATTTACAGGTGGGCGAAAAATACTTTGTCCTTCTCTAACTCGGTTTGTCACTAATTTCATTGCTTTGCAAAGTATTTTAGGTCAAAAGGATCCTTTGAGAGCTATGGTGACCTCTAAAAAATGGACAAACTCAGCTTACTCCAAAGAAGCCAAAGCTAAAAGATTTGTGGATAGTGAAGACAAAGTTGCAATGGATTTTTCTTATCATGCTATTTATAAGGTTAGAGGAGAAATGGTGAAGAggtttcaaaaaagaaagaaggttgCTGATCCTTATTTGAAGATTTTAGATACACGTTGGGATTCAcaacttcaaaaaaaatttcatgccGCTGGTTATTGGTTAAATCCAACTTTTCGATTTAATGCTGAAGAGTTTGAAAAACATAGGCAAACGACTTCTGGCTTGCTAGATGTCATTAAGAAATATGCTTATGGTGATTCAGATTTGAATTCTAAGCTGACAAGTGAGATGAGGATCTTTAAGAATGCTGAACAAGATTCTGAAAGACTGTCTGCAATACGTGAACAAAGCACTGTTATGCCAGGTGAATTTCTTcataaaattaatcttttatgattgtgatgtatttatgatttgatatttatgattatgatatattattctttttttatgttaGGATCAATGGTGAaaatctttaggttgtgaagcGCCAAATTTGTAAAAGTTGGCGATTCGTATTTTAAACCAAACGTGTAGTTTTTCAGGTTGTGAGCGTAACTGGAGTATTTTTGAACCCATTCACTCAAAGATGAGGAATCGATTAAAGCATCAAAAACTTAATGATCTTGTTTATGTTCATTACAGCTTATGGTTATAACAAAGGTactttcttaattattttaagttgaaagtattattttaaaattttaatcatcaTAAGAGTAACGGAGTATATTGATAACACATAACTGAATGAGAAAGAAAGTTTATGATCCAATTTGTCTTGATGTATTTGAGGATCATTCGGAATAGATATTGGAAGATTCACCACCATTTTTAATTTCTGAAGAAGTTGATGCTTTACGAAATGATCTTGCAAATATGTCTTTTTCGATCACCTTTAAatgatttatgtatatttttttttatttattgatgaattatgatCAACTAAGATTTGGTATGCTTTATAAgatgtttatattattttttatcttgatttGTGAAACATTATCTATAATGCTAGATCAATTGGATTTGGAAGATGATGGAGATGATGATGGAGCTAATAATGCTGTGAAAAAtgcaaatcaaaattaaatcaattaggatGTAACTCCATATTTGTCAAACGAAGAATAATACCCCGACTTTGAAATCACTCCTTGGATATAGTTCTTGGATTGTTATTCTTATTGTGTCTAATTAAGATACTATTATAGTAGTACTAACTAATTTCATGTCTATCTTTGTATTAGTTATCTTTAGAATTTAAGACTTggttactcttaaaatattggtgaaaatatgtattttgaattttttttaaaatttttttactattttatattttttatttacgtaaAATCGATTTTACGATTCAATAACCAGTAATTTATCGGTTGATCAGTTAACCAATAAACTTGAACAGTTTGATCACTGGTTCAGTTCTTACAACTATGCTTCCGCCAACTTTTTAAGTATTAATTGTATACTAAAAATTTGGATTATTAATATTACTTTAATCgtaactttttttataataatacgcatatctcgtttacatttTAAACGaaataattatgaatatatCTTATTTACAGTATGAGATATGTGTTTTTTTCAAATGCTAAATATTtcatttgtaaataaaataagccAAATTATACAAAttgataaatatattataaattatctaTTTcgatcaataaaataattaaattatttatttgaaaaaaaaattctaaataaatCCATCACTAAAATATCGATCATTTACTTTATTAAATTAATCTGTACGGAAGGTGCATGAGCTGCATGTAAAATCTGTTACAGCAACTGTTCCACGCTGGCAGCTCGAATTCAAGAAGGCAGCCAGTCCATTACGGGCACCTGCGACAGTGGAGGATATTTTCGGCATTTAAGAAACTAGTCCCCAGTCCCAGTGGCTGAAATGGTAGTTCAGCCAACATTGAAGGGTTCGTTGGTCAATTCCTctcttcaaattaaaaaaaataaaaataaaaatcgaaaGAGAAAGTTTAGAAGTAGAAGATGAAAGAGCATTACATGGATATTTGTCAGTCACCAGACTCATAATCAAAATCACAACACAAACCActccttccttttcttttattttcttctccaatctcCACTCACTGTTCCACATGCACAAGTTAACCCACTGACACACTCCAAATTCTTCTCCCAAACAAAACCTCACTTCCTTCTTCAATTctcttattatatttattactttcttcttcttctttttctaacGCCCAAATGCAGGAGATACATTCAATGGGAGGCACCAGGTTCTTCGGCGCCGCTGCTGACAGGAGGCTCAGGCCACACCACCACCACCCTCACCAGAACACCGCTACCAACTGCCACCAGCAGCAAGCACTTAAATGTCCCCGTTGTGACTCACTCAACACCAAGTTCTGTTACTACAACAACTACAACCTCTCCCAGCCACGCCACTTCTGCAAGAACTGCCGCCGCTACTGGACCAAAGGCGGCGTCCTCCGCAACGTCCCTGTCGGCGGCGGTTGCCGCAAGTCCAAGCGTTCCAACGACAACAAGACCGCCAAAACcagcaaaaataataatagtaataataatagcGCCACCGCAACTTCCTCCGCGGAAACGCCGCCGCAAACGACGTCGTCTCAGGCTCCACCGACGGACCAGAACTCCAATTCTCACTCCAGCAGCGAGAGCTCTAACCTCACcgcggcggcggcggcggcgaCCATCGGCACGACGGAGCTTAACTCTGATTCTTCCAAGTTGTTGATCCACgagaataacaacaacaacgcTTCCTCGAACCCTAATTTGGAGAGCGGTATTTTCTCTGAGATAGGGACGCTGACGAGCTTGATGGCTTCTTCCTCTTCGAACAACGATGCATTGGCGTTTGGATTTGGAGGTGGTGGTGTTGTTCCTGATGCGACGTCGTTTCAGTGGCATCAGCAGCAGAAGTTGCCGGAGAATCTGAACGGTAGTGGTGGGAGCTTGCTGGATCATCATGGACACGGTAGTACTGTAACCGTTGATTTGTCGGCACTTCAGAGCAAGACGGGAAACGGTGGATTTGGACCGTTGGATTGGCAAGCTGGTGTGGATCAAGGTTTGTTTGATCTCCCCAACTCCGTTGATCATGCTTACTGGAGTCAAACTCAATGGCCTGATCACGATAATTCTAATCTCTTTCATCTCCCCTGAGAATgcctaaacaaattaaatatcctCTCAAAATCTcacctctttttttattttatttttaaatataactcTTATTTTTATAACGTGCAAAGTAAATTTGGAATCAAAACTAAAGTTagaagaaattgaaaagaatgaaagaagATGGAAGGGGTTCGTATAATTAATCATCtgatgtatattttttttcttttttaatttgggAGGTGATTGGG is part of the Arachis duranensis cultivar V14167 chromosome 1, aradu.V14167.gnm2.J7QH, whole genome shotgun sequence genome and encodes:
- the LOC107468949 gene encoding dof zinc finger protein DOF5.4: MQEIHSMGGTRFFGAAADRRLRPHHHHPHQNTATNCHQQQALKCPRCDSLNTKFCYYNNYNLSQPRHFCKNCRRYWTKGGVLRNVPVGGGCRKSKRSNDNKTAKTSKNNNSNNNSATATSSAETPPQTTSSQAPPTDQNSNSHSSSESSNLTAAAAAATIGTTELNSDSSKLLIHENNNNNASSNPNLESGIFSEIGTLTSLMASSSSNNDALAFGFGGGGVVPDATSFQWHQQQKLPENLNGSGGSLLDHHGHGSTVTVDLSALQSKTGNGGFGPLDWQAGVDQGLFDLPNSVDHAYWSQTQWPDHDNSNLFHLP